The following coding sequences are from one bacterium window:
- the coaE gene encoding dephospho-CoA kinase (Dephospho-CoA kinase (CoaE) performs the final step in coenzyme A biosynthesis.), giving the protein MKKSIIVGITGILGSGKTTITEILRKWKFKVISCDEIVHNLWKRNNILKKIKKIFGEDIEKDGRINKEKVREIIFTDAIKKRQLENLLHPMVFDEINKNIFDTKKNGGIIFIEIPLLFETNSEKLFDKIIVVSAPQKKIKERLMDKY; this is encoded by the coding sequence ATGAAAAAATCCATTATTGTTGGAATTACTGGAATCCTTGGTTCAGGAAAAACTACTATAACAGAAATTCTTAGAAAATGGAAATTTAAAGTTATTTCATGTGATGAAATTGTACATAATTTATGGAAAAGAAACAATATTTTAAAAAAAATAAAGAAAATTTTTGGAGAAGATATTGAAAAAGATGGAAGAATAAACAAAGAAAAAGTAAGGGAAATTATTTTTACTGATGCAATAAAAAAAAGGCAATTAGAGAATTTACTACATCCTATGGTTTTTGACGAGATTAATAAAAATATATTTGACACAAAAAAAAATGGAGGTATAATATTTATAGAAATTCCCCTACTGTTTGAAACAAATAGTGAAAAATTATTTGATAAAATAATTGTGGTAAGTGCACCTCAAAAAAAGATAAAAGAAAGGTTAATGGATAAATACT
- the metK gene encoding methionine adenosyltransferase, with protein MKNYYLFTSESVCEGHPDKICDQISDSILDEVLKQDKNGRVACETLTTRGLLFIAGEITTTGYVDIPELARNLLKEIGYIDPSYGFQYESVGIITSIQEQAPEIATGVDKGGAGDQGMMFGYATDETPELMPLPITLAHKLVMRLAEIRKKKIVDYLRPDGKSQVTVLYENEKPVSVESVVVSAQHNPGVSQKKIKDDIIELVINYVIPEELRSKKMKIFTNPTGSFIIGGPMADTGVTGRKIIVDTYGGVGSHGGGCFSGKDPTKVDRSGSYMARYLAKNIVASGIARKCEIQIAYVIGQVEPVSLMINTYGTGLIPDSEIVKIIKDNFDLSPRGIIKKLDLLRPIFRKTACYGHFGRNDEDFTWEKTDSKEIFTKNIR; from the coding sequence GATAAAAACGGAAGAGTTGCCTGTGAAACATTAACAACAAGAGGGCTTTTATTTATTGCAGGTGAAATTACAACAACTGGTTATGTTGATATACCTGAACTTGCAAGAAATTTATTAAAAGAAATTGGTTATATTGATCCATCCTACGGATTTCAGTATGAATCTGTCGGTATAATAACATCTATTCAAGAACAAGCACCTGAAATAGCCACAGGAGTTGATAAAGGAGGTGCAGGAGACCAGGGAATGATGTTTGGATACGCAACAGATGAAACACCTGAACTTATGCCTTTGCCAATAACACTTGCCCATAAACTTGTAATGAGATTAGCAGAAATAAGAAAGAAAAAAATAGTTGATTATTTAAGACCTGATGGAAAATCACAGGTAACAGTTCTTTATGAAAATGAAAAACCTGTATCCGTTGAAAGTGTTGTTGTATCAGCACAACATAATCCTGGTGTATCACAGAAAAAGATTAAAGATGACATAATAGAACTTGTAATAAATTATGTAATTCCAGAAGAATTAAGAAGTAAAAAAATGAAAATTTTTACGAATCCCACTGGAAGTTTTATTATTGGTGGTCCAATGGCAGATACCGGTGTTACGGGTAGAAAAATTATTGTAGATACTTATGGTGGAGTTGGAAGTCATGGAGGTGGATGTTTTTCTGGTAAGGACCCAACAAAAGTAGACAGATCAGGTTCTTATATGGCAAGATATCTCGCTAAAAATATTGTGGCTTCTGGTATAGCCAGAAAATGTGAAATACAAATTGCTTATGTTATTGGACAGGTAGAACCGGTATCTTTAATGATAAATACTTATGGAACAGGATTAATTCCTGATAGTGAAATTGTAAAAATTATAAAAGATAATTTTGACCTTTCTCCGAGAGGAATTATAAAAAAACTTGACCTTTTAAGACCGATTTTTAGGAAAACTGCCTGTTATGGACATTTTGGAAGAAATGATGAGGATTTTACATGGGAAAAAACTGATTCAAAAGAAATATTTACAAAAAATATCAGATAA
- a CDS encoding adenosylhomocysteinase — MEYSIKDINLYREGENKVNWALQHMPVIKYLRNKYSRRKIFKGYKIGACLHITSETANLIINFKECGAEVFLCASNPLSTQDEVAAYLVKKGIPVFGKKGESGSEYYKNIENVAKNMPHFIIDDGGDLITFVHQNEKYIKNIIGATEETTTGVIRLKNLNKQKLLKFPVIAVNNAKTKYLFDNRYGTGQSTVDGLLRATNILIAGKIIVVCGYGWCGKGIARRFRGMGGRVIVVEVDSIKALEAVMDGFLVMSMKEASKIGDIFITATGNTSIITMKEINKMKDGVILGNSGHFNVEIKMDEIEENTLRKKRIRNGLTEYILKNGKKIFILGEGRLLNLACAEGHPPEVMDMSFANQFLSIKFIKEHPNLKVNVYDVPEEIDKQIAKYKLNTMNIKIDSLTDLQERYLSSWELGTL, encoded by the coding sequence ATGGAATATTCTATAAAAGATATAAACCTTTATAGAGAAGGTGAAAATAAAGTAAATTGGGCTTTACAGCATATGCCCGTTATAAAGTATTTAAGGAATAAATATTCAAGAAGAAAAATTTTTAAAGGTTATAAAATAGGTGCCTGTTTGCATATAACTTCTGAAACTGCGAACTTAATTATAAACTTTAAAGAGTGTGGTGCAGAAGTTTTTCTGTGTGCATCAAATCCTTTAAGTACTCAGGACGAAGTAGCGGCATATCTTGTTAAAAAGGGTATTCCTGTTTTTGGAAAAAAAGGCGAAAGTGGTTCTGAATATTATAAAAATATAGAAAATGTAGCAAAAAATATGCCCCATTTTATAATAGATGACGGAGGCGATTTGATTACTTTTGTTCATCAAAATGAAAAATATATAAAAAATATCATTGGAGCAACAGAAGAAACAACTACAGGTGTTATTCGCCTTAAAAACTTAAATAAACAGAAACTTTTAAAATTTCCTGTAATTGCAGTCAATAATGCAAAAACGAAATACCTTTTTGATAACAGATATGGAACAGGACAATCAACCGTAGACGGATTGTTAAGAGCAACAAATATTTTAATTGCGGGTAAAATAATAGTTGTTTGTGGATATGGCTGGTGCGGTAAAGGAATTGCCCGGAGATTCAGAGGGATGGGAGGAAGGGTAATAGTAGTAGAAGTTGATTCAATAAAAGCCCTTGAAGCAGTAATGGATGGATTTTTAGTTATGTCAATGAAAGAGGCAAGTAAAATTGGAGATATATTTATTACTGCAACTGGAAATACATCTATAATAACAATGAAAGAAATAAATAAAATGAAAGATGGTGTTATTCTTGGAAATTCTGGTCATTTTAATGTTGAAATAAAAATGGATGAAATAGAAGAAAATACTTTAAGGAAAAAAAGAATAAGAAATGGACTTACTGAATATATCCTTAAAAATGGTAAAAAAATTTTTATACTGGGAGAAGGTAGATTACTTAATCTTGCATGTGCAGAAGGACATCCACCGGAAGTTATGGATATGAGTTTTGCAAATCAATTTTTATCTATTAAATTTATAAAAGAACATCCCAATCTTAAAGTAAATGTTTACGATGTACCTGAAGAAATAGATAAACAAATTGCAAAATATAAACTTAATACAATGAATATAAAAATTGACAGTTTAACAGATTTACAAGAAAGATACCTCTCTTCCTGGGAATTAGGAACTTTATGA